Proteins from a single region of Trichocoleus desertorum ATA4-8-CV12:
- a CDS encoding LysR family transcriptional regulator, whose translation MRLEQLQAFLAVAETTSFQQAARRCGVTQSTISRQIQALEADLGLLLFHRTAQARLTLGGERLLPRARKICQEWELAANELADLMAGKQPELCIAAIHSVCAHYLPPVLQRFCQDYPDMQLRVTSLGSDRALKVLKDGLVDLAIVMNNRLLTTGPEVVVDPLYDESIEILMGADHPLTEYERVPWAELVRYPQVVFKDGYGMQRLVQEQFQRQGATLNAALELNTLDAFRGIVRQGKLIALLPKAAIFDAHIDPTLAIRPTDEPMLIRQVVLVTTRDRLQIPPIQRFRELVYQLIRDHIAGIPDSTLGLGSTGSLQAV comes from the coding sequence ATGCGCCTGGAGCAGTTGCAAGCTTTTTTGGCCGTGGCTGAGACGACTAGTTTTCAGCAAGCTGCCCGTCGATGTGGAGTCACCCAATCTACCATCAGTCGCCAAATTCAGGCGCTGGAAGCCGACTTGGGCTTGTTGCTATTTCACCGCACTGCTCAGGCGCGTCTTACCTTAGGGGGCGAGCGATTGCTGCCACGGGCGCGCAAAATTTGTCAAGAATGGGAATTAGCGGCCAATGAGCTAGCCGATTTAATGGCGGGGAAACAACCAGAACTTTGCATCGCTGCGATTCATTCGGTTTGTGCCCACTATCTACCTCCGGTTCTACAACGATTTTGTCAGGACTACCCAGACATGCAGCTACGGGTGACTTCTCTAGGTAGCGATCGCGCCCTCAAAGTCTTGAAAGATGGCTTGGTAGACTTGGCGATCGTGATGAACAACCGTTTGCTGACGACGGGGCCAGAAGTCGTGGTTGATCCGCTCTATGATGAATCGATCGAAATTTTGATGGGCGCAGATCATCCTCTAACCGAATATGAGCGGGTGCCTTGGGCAGAGTTGGTGCGTTATCCCCAAGTGGTATTCAAAGACGGCTACGGCATGCAGCGGTTGGTGCAAGAGCAGTTCCAGCGCCAAGGAGCCACCTTAAACGCGGCTTTAGAATTAAACACCTTGGATGCGTTTCGTGGAATTGTGCGCCAAGGAAAGCTAATTGCTCTGTTGCCTAAAGCAGCCATTTTTGATGCTCATATTGACCCAACTTTGGCGATCCGACCCACTGACGAACCGATGCTAATCCGTCAGGTAGTCTTAGTTACCACCCGCGATCGCTTGCAAATTCCTCCCATCCAGCGATTTCGTGAGTTAGTTTATCAATTAATTCGAGATCACATTGCAGGGATTCCTGACAGCACTTTAGGACTGGGTTCCACAGGCTCGCTGCAAGCGGTATGA
- a CDS encoding DNA topoisomerase IB codes for MQLQRQRSKRSRRQKFLAALITDPVQSAQAAGLRYVNDNVPGIQRQSRGKGFVYIDPEGQKISDRADIQRIESLAIPPAYQEVWICPDANGHIQATGRDAKGRKQYRYHPLWRQVRDQTKFTRMIAFSDALPMIRERVDHDLGLRGLPCQKVLATVVRLLETTCIRVGNETYARTNRSFGLTTMRCQHVDVSGTTLRFKFRGKSAVDHDIQISDRRLARIIKRCQEIPGHELFQYLNDEGQRQCIDSGAVNTYLHEVTQQDFTAKDFRTWSGTVMAALELAEIGPFQSQTQAKKNINQAIKNVAAHLGNRPATCRKYYVHPAILDAYLDGSLEPTLEKVMRRPATESSYALKPEEMAIVEILEQQLEAQQPAAS; via the coding sequence ATGCAACTGCAACGTCAGCGTTCCAAGCGATCGCGTCGGCAAAAATTTTTAGCTGCGCTGATCACCGATCCAGTCCAGTCGGCTCAAGCGGCTGGGTTACGCTACGTGAATGACAACGTTCCTGGGATTCAGCGTCAATCTAGGGGTAAGGGATTCGTCTACATTGATCCAGAGGGGCAAAAAATCAGCGATCGAGCCGACATTCAACGAATTGAGTCCTTAGCCATTCCACCTGCTTATCAAGAGGTTTGGATTTGTCCCGATGCTAATGGTCACATTCAGGCAACAGGGCGGGATGCGAAGGGGCGCAAACAGTATCGCTATCACCCGTTGTGGCGGCAGGTGCGAGATCAAACCAAATTTACCCGGATGATCGCCTTTAGTGATGCTCTGCCTATGATTCGTGAGCGTGTGGATCATGACCTGGGTTTACGCGGTTTGCCTTGCCAGAAGGTGCTGGCGACAGTCGTACGACTTCTAGAAACCACCTGTATCCGGGTGGGTAACGAAACCTATGCCCGAACGAATCGCTCTTTTGGTCTTACAACCATGCGCTGTCAGCATGTCGATGTTTCTGGCACCACGCTCCGATTCAAGTTTCGGGGCAAGAGTGCGGTAGATCATGACATTCAAATCAGCGATCGCCGCCTAGCCCGCATCATTAAGCGTTGCCAAGAAATTCCAGGCCATGAGTTGTTTCAATATCTCAATGATGAAGGTCAGCGCCAGTGTATCGACTCTGGGGCTGTTAATACCTACTTGCACGAAGTCACCCAGCAAGACTTTACCGCCAAAGACTTCCGCACCTGGTCAGGCACAGTCATGGCGGCTTTAGAACTAGCAGAAATTGGCCCTTTTCAGTCACAGACCCAAGCGAAGAAAAACATCAATCAGGCGATCAAAAACGTGGCGGCTCATTTAGGCAACCGACCTGCAACTTGCCGCAAGTACTATGTCCACCCTGCCATTCTCGATGCTTATCTAGACGGTTCTCTGGAGCCGACTTTAGAAAAGGTTATGCGACGACCTGCGACAGAATCTTCTTATGCCTTGAAGCCCGAAGAAATGGCTATTGTAGAGATTTTGGAGCAGCAGCTCGAAGCACAGCAACCCGCCGCTAGCTAG
- a CDS encoding anthranilate phosphoribosyltransferase family protein, whose protein sequence is MSDAFRELLQKVGSGPHTGKNLDRSEAAAATRMMLQQEATPAQIGAFMIAHRIKRPTGEELAGMLDAYAELGPQVQPLDSEQTVLVFSAPYDGRSRTAPISPLTALIVSAAGYPVILHGGDRMPTKQGLPLIEVWQGLGVDWTGLTLEQVQQVLATTQLGFVYLPHHFPQAHGLVPYRDQIGKRPPFATLELLWAPYAGSTNVVSGFVHPPTEVMLQDAFQLRGFPASFTTVKGLEGSCDLPRDRTAIIGLGQGGANFSLERLLLAPRDYDLAGVDVPLGETAQLIADMQAVLQGQSSELARSAIWNGGFYLWRCGACADLATGLTQAEVSLTQGQAAAQLQKVQQAVAELASDLQDHAFAG, encoded by the coding sequence ATGAGCGATGCCTTTAGAGAACTACTGCAAAAAGTTGGCAGTGGCCCCCATACCGGGAAGAATTTAGATCGCTCAGAAGCAGCCGCCGCCACACGCATGATGTTGCAGCAGGAAGCAACACCCGCTCAGATCGGAGCTTTCATGATTGCCCACCGTATTAAGCGACCTACCGGAGAAGAACTGGCAGGCATGCTGGATGCTTATGCGGAGTTGGGCCCCCAGGTGCAGCCTTTAGACTCAGAGCAAACCGTACTCGTATTTAGCGCCCCTTACGACGGGCGATCGCGCACCGCTCCCATTAGCCCATTAACAGCGCTCATTGTGTCGGCAGCGGGTTACCCAGTGATCCTACATGGCGGCGATCGCATGCCCACCAAGCAGGGCTTACCATTGATCGAAGTTTGGCAAGGGCTAGGCGTTGACTGGACAGGGCTGACCCTAGAGCAAGTACAGCAAGTGTTAGCCACCACTCAACTGGGTTTTGTCTATTTGCCCCATCATTTTCCCCAAGCGCATGGGTTGGTGCCTTACCGTGACCAAATTGGCAAGCGTCCTCCCTTCGCCACTCTAGAGCTACTTTGGGCTCCTTACGCAGGCAGCACCAATGTGGTGTCTGGGTTTGTCCACCCACCCACTGAAGTGATGTTACAAGATGCCTTCCAGTTACGGGGATTTCCTGCGAGCTTCACCACGGTCAAAGGGCTAGAAGGCAGTTGCGACTTACCGCGCGATCGCACAGCCATCATCGGGCTGGGGCAAGGGGGCGCTAACTTCTCCTTAGAGCGTTTGTTGCTAGCTCCCCGGGACTATGACTTGGCTGGAGTCGATGTGCCTTTAGGCGAAACTGCTCAACTCATTGCTGATATGCAGGCTGTTTTGCAGGGGCAGAGTTCTGAACTGGCGCGATCGGCAATCTGGAACGGTGGATTTTATCTCTGGCGCTGTGGAGCCTGTGCTGACTTAGCCACAGGCTTAACTCAAGCCGAAGTCTCACTCACGCAAGGACAAGCAGCCGCCCAACTACAAAAAGTACAACAGGCAGTAGCAGAGCTAGCCTCAGATCTCCAAGATCATGCCTTCGCGGGCTAG
- a CDS encoding heavy-metal-associated domain-containing protein gives MTLKLNVPTISGPDSVEDIKRTIKTTEPDAKVEVDVEAKTVTVETDASDETIKQLISATGHKIA, from the coding sequence ATGACGCTCAAACTCAATGTCCCAACCATTTCTGGCCCTGATTCTGTTGAGGATATCAAGAGAACCATCAAAACGACTGAGCCTGATGCCAAAGTTGAAGTAGATGTAGAAGCAAAGACAGTCACCGTAGAAACTGATGCATCAGACGAAACCATTAAGCAGTTGATTTCTGCGACAGGTCACAAAATTGCGTAA
- a CDS encoding inorganic diphosphatase, producing the protein MDLSRIPAQPKAGLINVLIEIPAGSKNKYEYDKDLQAMALDRVLYASVQYPYDYGFVPNTLADDGDPLDGMVIMDQPTFPGCVIAARPIGMLEMIDGGDRDEKILCVPDKDPRYAHVKSLKDIAQHRLDEIAEFFRTYKNLEKKVTEILGWKDVDHVMPLVEECIKAGSEKGRDSDSSTH; encoded by the coding sequence GTGGACTTATCACGCATTCCTGCACAGCCTAAAGCAGGTTTGATCAACGTCCTAATCGAAATTCCTGCGGGTAGCAAAAACAAATACGAGTACGATAAAGACCTGCAAGCTATGGCGCTCGATCGCGTCCTCTATGCCTCTGTCCAGTACCCATACGACTATGGCTTCGTGCCTAACACGTTGGCAGATGATGGCGATCCCCTCGATGGCATGGTGATCATGGATCAGCCCACTTTTCCAGGGTGTGTCATTGCGGCTCGTCCTATTGGGATGCTAGAGATGATTGATGGCGGCGATCGCGACGAAAAAATTCTTTGCGTTCCTGACAAAGACCCACGTTATGCTCATGTGAAGTCTCTTAAAGACATTGCTCAACACCGCCTAGACGAGATTGCCGAGTTCTTCAGAACTTACAAGAATCTGGAGAAAAAAGTCACCGAAATCTTAGGCTGGAAAGATGTAGATCACGTGATGCCCTTAGTTGAAGAGTGCATTAAAGCAGGTAGTGAGAAAGGCAGAGACTCTGACTCAAGTACTCACTAA
- a CDS encoding aspartate 1-decarboxylase translates to MHRTLLLAKIHSCTLTAANLNYVGSISIDEVLLNAAGILPYEQVQVVNVANGERLITYAIPAPANSGAIELNGAAARLGMKGDRVIIMTYAQFDTTEVETHCPTVVLVDERNRLAEVLRYNHMLPRSGLIEDVRV, encoded by the coding sequence ATGCATCGGACGCTTCTCTTAGCCAAAATTCACAGTTGCACCCTCACTGCTGCCAATCTCAATTATGTGGGTAGCATCAGTATTGATGAGGTTTTATTAAATGCAGCAGGGATTTTACCCTATGAGCAAGTGCAAGTAGTCAATGTGGCTAATGGCGAACGACTCATCACCTATGCAATCCCAGCCCCAGCTAATTCTGGAGCGATTGAACTTAATGGTGCTGCTGCTCGTCTCGGTATGAAAGGCGATCGCGTCATTATTATGACCTACGCACAGTTTGATACGACAGAAGTCGAAACTCACTGTCCTACGGTTGTTTTAGTAGATGAGCGCAATCGACTAGCAGAAGTGCTCCGATACAATCACATGCTACCAAGGTCTGGTTTGATTGAAGATGTCAGAGTCTAA
- a CDS encoding MBL fold metallo-hydrolase: MSESNSPAQNPQSVHEPQSVHEIALQATGVGSDQFLVQFWGVRGSIPAPGSETVRYGGNTSCVEMRVGGKRLIFDGGTGLRVLGRELLQEMPVEAYMLFTHSHWDHIQGFPFFTPAFIPGNCFHIYGAIAPNGATMKQRLSDQMLHPNFPVPIQVMQSDLKFYDLTPGDAVALDDIAIETGSLNHPNTAIGYRITWQGRTVVYATDTEHFPDRLDENLLHLARGADLLIYDACYTDQEYHDVKTPKVGWGHSTWQAGVEVAKAAGVKRIAMFHHDPTHDDDFLDEVGEQLKIVFPTGFLAREGMILEI, from the coding sequence ATGTCAGAGTCTAATTCACCCGCTCAAAACCCACAGTCTGTTCATGAGCCACAGTCTGTTCATGAGATTGCTCTCCAGGCCACAGGGGTTGGTTCCGACCAATTCTTGGTGCAATTTTGGGGTGTCCGGGGCAGCATTCCTGCTCCTGGGTCTGAAACAGTTCGTTATGGTGGCAACACATCCTGTGTTGAAATGCGAGTCGGCGGTAAGCGGCTGATTTTTGATGGTGGCACTGGTCTGCGTGTGTTAGGCCGTGAGCTATTGCAAGAAATGCCAGTAGAAGCCTACATGCTATTTACCCACTCCCACTGGGACCATATTCAAGGCTTTCCGTTTTTTACGCCAGCTTTTATTCCGGGCAACTGTTTTCACATCTACGGGGCGATCGCACCGAATGGGGCTACGATGAAGCAGCGTTTAAGCGATCAAATGCTGCACCCTAACTTTCCGGTGCCGATTCAGGTGATGCAGTCAGACCTCAAGTTTTATGACTTGACACCCGGAGATGCGGTGGCCCTAGACGATATCGCGATCGAAACAGGTTCCTTGAATCACCCTAATACTGCGATCGGTTACCGCATTACTTGGCAGGGACGCACAGTGGTTTACGCCACGGATACCGAGCATTTTCCCGATCGCTTGGACGAAAATCTCCTGCATCTCGCCCGTGGTGCAGATTTGCTAATTTACGATGCCTGCTACACCGACCAGGAATACCACGATGTCAAAACCCCCAAAGTAGGCTGGGGCCACTCAACTTGGCAGGCAGGGGTTGAGGTGGCTAAAGCCGCAGGGGTAAAGCGTATTGCTATGTTCCATCATGACCCCACTCACGATGATGACTTTTTAGATGAAGTGGGTGAGCAACTAAAAATTGTATTTCCTACCGGATTCCTAGCCCGCGAAGGCATGATCTTGGAGATCTGA